One genomic segment of Streptomyces sp. TLI_146 includes these proteins:
- a CDS encoding sensor histidine kinase encodes MTEDHKPVAAIGRPPKDRQEALRKLLWIGIWLAFLGAPVSDLLKREHTAWATALGWLALVAFVAVYLALVFRHTARPFARATVASILVFLTGIAVVTSLTLDAPWLVLFVYVSVGCGAVLPLPLARWAIPGATAAMALIGLTTKGDWSDFVPGLAIPALLGGFAMTGVRHLVRTTVELRQARATVAQLAANEERLRLARDLHDLLGHSLSLITLKSELAGRMLPGHPEQAAQQVADIEQVSRQALVDVREAVTGYRRATLTGELAGARTALTAAGVAADLPVTAELPPGLPPGAGEALAWVVREAVTNVVRHSGARRCVITLGVFQTLDGRFLELKITDDGRGAGAVTAGNGLTGLAERLSEVDGKLEPSAQKGKGFTLTARVPLL; translated from the coding sequence GTGACGGAAGACCACAAGCCCGTGGCCGCCATCGGCCGCCCGCCCAAGGACCGCCAGGAGGCGCTGCGCAAGCTGCTGTGGATCGGCATCTGGCTGGCGTTCCTCGGCGCCCCCGTGTCCGACCTCCTCAAGCGCGAGCACACGGCGTGGGCGACCGCGCTCGGCTGGCTCGCCCTGGTGGCCTTCGTCGCGGTCTATCTGGCCCTGGTCTTCCGCCACACCGCCCGCCCCTTCGCCCGCGCCACGGTCGCCTCGATACTGGTCTTCCTCACCGGCATCGCGGTGGTCACCTCACTGACCCTGGACGCGCCCTGGCTGGTGCTCTTCGTGTACGTGTCGGTCGGCTGCGGGGCGGTGCTGCCGCTGCCGCTCGCGCGCTGGGCGATCCCGGGCGCGACGGCCGCGATGGCCCTGATCGGCCTGACCACCAAAGGCGACTGGAGTGACTTCGTGCCCGGCCTGGCGATCCCGGCCTTGCTGGGCGGCTTCGCCATGACGGGCGTGCGGCATCTGGTGCGTACGACCGTGGAACTGCGCCAGGCCCGGGCGACCGTGGCCCAGCTGGCGGCCAACGAGGAGCGGCTGCGCCTCGCCCGCGACCTGCACGACCTGCTCGGCCACTCGCTCTCCCTGATCACGCTCAAGAGCGAGCTGGCGGGCCGGATGCTCCCCGGCCACCCCGAACAGGCGGCCCAGCAGGTGGCCGACATCGAACAGGTCAGCCGCCAGGCCCTGGTGGACGTACGGGAAGCGGTCACCGGCTACCGCCGCGCGACCCTCACCGGGGAACTGGCGGGCGCGCGCACCGCGTTGACGGCGGCCGGGGTGGCCGCGGACCTGCCGGTGACGGCCGAACTCCCGCCCGGCCTGCCCCCGGGCGCGGGGGAGGCCCTGGCCTGGGTGGTCCGCGAGGCGGTCACCAACGTGGTCCGCCACAGCGGCGCCCGCCGATGCGTGATCACCCTCGGGGTGTTCCAGACGCTGGACGGCCGCTTCCTGGAACTGAAGATCACGGACGACGGCCGCGGGGCCGGTGCCGTGACGGCGGGCAACGGTCTGACGGGCCTGGCGGAACGCCTGTCGGAGGTGGACGGCAAGCTGGAACCGTCGGCCCAGAAGGGCAAGGGCTTCACGCTCACGGCGAGGGTGCCGCTTCTGTAG
- a CDS encoding DUF3117 domain-containing protein, translating into MAAMKPRTGDGPLEVTKEGRGIVMRVPLEGGGRLVVELTPDEAEALGDALKKVVG; encoded by the coding sequence ATGGCGGCCATGAAGCCGCGGACGGGCGACGGCCCGCTCGAGGTGACCAAGGAGGGGCGGGGCATCGTCATGCGCGTTCCGCTCGAAGGCGGCGGACGGCTTGTGGTCGAGCTGACCCCGGACGAGGCCGAGGCGCTCGGTGACGCTCTTAAGAAGGTCGTCGGCTGA
- a CDS encoding TIGR00730 family Rossman fold protein: MANPEGEFPGEQRLEQRLGPVLRRRDQVQAGTTDQRLLDTEGDSEWVHTDPWRVMRIQSEFVEGFGALAELPSAISVFGSARTPVGSPEYEAGVAIGHALVEAGFAVITGGGPGAMEAANRGAREARGVSVGLGIELPFEQGLNPHVDIGVNFRYFFVRKTMFVKYAQGFVVLPGGLGTLDELFEALTLVQTGKVTRFPIVLFGSAYWAGLVDWLRDTVVGGGKASEGDLLLFHVTDSVEEAVALVTKEVGR, translated from the coding sequence ATGGCCAACCCCGAGGGAGAGTTCCCGGGCGAACAGCGTCTTGAGCAGCGGCTCGGGCCGGTGCTGCGCCGCCGCGACCAGGTCCAGGCCGGCACCACCGACCAGCGCCTCCTCGACACCGAGGGCGACTCGGAGTGGGTGCACACCGACCCCTGGCGGGTCATGCGCATCCAGTCCGAGTTCGTGGAGGGCTTCGGCGCGCTCGCCGAACTGCCCAGCGCCATCAGCGTCTTCGGCTCGGCCCGTACGCCGGTGGGCTCACCGGAGTACGAGGCGGGCGTCGCCATCGGGCACGCGCTGGTCGAGGCGGGCTTCGCGGTGATCACCGGCGGCGGGCCGGGCGCGATGGAGGCGGCCAACCGGGGCGCGCGCGAGGCGCGGGGCGTGTCGGTCGGGCTGGGCATCGAGCTCCCCTTCGAGCAGGGGCTCAACCCGCATGTCGACATCGGCGTCAACTTCCGCTACTTCTTCGTGCGGAAGACGATGTTCGTGAAGTACGCCCAGGGGTTCGTGGTCCTGCCCGGCGGTCTGGGCACGCTGGATGAGCTCTTCGAGGCGCTCACGCTCGTCCAGACCGGCAAGGTGACGCGCTTCCCGATCGTGCTGTTCGGCTCGGCGTACTGGGCGGGCCTGGTGGACTGGCTCCGCGACACGGTGGTCGGCGGCGGCAAGGCCTCCGAGGGCGACCTGCTCCTGTTCCACGTCACGGACAGCGTGGAGGAGGCGGTGGCCCTGGTGACGAAGGAGGTGGGCCGGTAG
- a CDS encoding DivIVA domain-containing protein, with protein sequence MFWFLLIAMVVVVAAVTLAVVGGGDGAVLPETGPERLTDPLPEGRPVERADIDALRLPVAARGYRMADVDDVLSRLAAELAERDARITDLQEALSAAHAPRDEEPRK encoded by the coding sequence GTGTTCTGGTTCTTGCTGATCGCCATGGTCGTGGTGGTCGCCGCGGTCACGCTGGCCGTGGTGGGCGGCGGCGACGGCGCCGTGCTGCCCGAGACGGGTCCCGAGCGGCTCACCGACCCGCTGCCCGAGGGCCGCCCGGTCGAGCGCGCGGACATCGACGCCCTGCGGCTCCCGGTGGCCGCGCGCGGCTACCGGATGGCCGACGTCGACGACGTGCTGAGCCGCCTCGCCGCCGAGCTCGCCGAGCGCGACGCCCGGATCACCGACCTCCAGGAGGCGCTCAGCGCCGCCCACGCACCCCGCGACGAGGAGCCCCGCAAGTGA
- a CDS encoding transglutaminase-like domain-containing protein, producing MDPENPGAEDWRRQFTEEARAERPDLATLCLLIGAVADPELGQRGVDDAQMELDRLAGRLPYGVTGARAWALALAELLGHRCEFRGAPAEYQRLESSLLPEVLRRRRGLPILLSVVWMEVARRAGAPVYGVALPGHFVVGFGRPEERVLADPFDGGRPLTGADAELLVAGATGAPLDPSMLTPADPLAIVLRILNNIRAWAAARPEQSAVALWALDLSLLLPAHPARLRYDRAQLLVQRGDFLAGAAELDLYADVLEPVEPRTAETIRGRARAARAMLN from the coding sequence ATGGACCCCGAAAACCCCGGCGCCGAGGACTGGCGGCGGCAGTTCACCGAGGAGGCCCGGGCCGAGCGGCCCGACCTCGCGACGCTGTGCCTGCTGATCGGCGCGGTGGCCGATCCGGAGCTCGGGCAGCGGGGTGTGGACGACGCCCAGATGGAGCTGGACCGCCTCGCGGGCCGGCTCCCGTACGGCGTCACCGGGGCCCGCGCCTGGGCGCTGGCGCTGGCCGAACTGCTCGGCCACCGCTGTGAGTTCCGGGGCGCCCCGGCCGAGTACCAGCGCCTGGAGTCCTCGCTCCTGCCGGAGGTCCTGCGCCGCCGCCGTGGCCTGCCGATCCTGCTCTCGGTGGTCTGGATGGAGGTGGCCCGCAGGGCCGGGGCGCCGGTGTACGGGGTGGCTCTGCCCGGCCACTTCGTGGTGGGCTTCGGGCGCCCGGAGGAGCGGGTGCTCGCGGATCCGTTCGACGGGGGCAGGCCGCTGACGGGGGCGGACGCGGAGCTCCTGGTGGCCGGGGCCACCGGCGCCCCGCTCGACCCGTCGATGCTCACCCCGGCCGATCCGCTGGCGATCGTGCTGCGCATCCTCAACAACATCCGCGCCTGGGCGGCGGCCCGCCCGGAGCAGAGCGCGGTCGCCCTGTGGGCCCTGGACCTCTCGCTGCTGCTGCCCGCCCACCCGGCCCGGCTGCGCTACGACCGGGCCCAACTCCTGGTCCAGCGGGGCGACTTCCTCGCGGGGGCGGCGGAACTCGACCTGTACGCGGATGTGCTGGAGCCGGTGGAACCGCGTACGGCGGAGACGATCCGGGGGCGGGCGCGGGCGGCCCGGGCGATGCTGAACTGA
- a CDS encoding bifunctional succinyldiaminopimelate transaminase/glutamate-prephenate aminotransferase: protein MGAVSARLPVFPWDKLEPYKATASAHPDGIVDLSVGTPVDPVPALIQKALVEAADSPGYPTVWGTTELRDALTGWVGRRLGAVGVGHRNVLPVVGSKELVAWLPTQLGLGAGDKVAYPRLAYPTYEVGARLCGAEPVVYDDPTQLDPAGLKLLWLNSPSNPTGRVLAKDELVRIVAWAREHGVLVFSDECYLELGWEAEPVSVLHPDVCGGTYEGIVAVHSLSKRSNLAGYRAAFLAGDEAVLGELLQIRKHGGMMTAAPVQAATVAALGDDVHVQEQRARYAARRAALRDALVKHGFRIEHSEASLYLWATRDEGCWETVEYLAGLGILVAPGDFYGEAGERFVRVAFTATDERVEAAVKRLG, encoded by the coding sequence GTGGGCGCAGTCTCCGCACGCCTGCCCGTCTTCCCCTGGGACAAGCTGGAGCCGTACAAGGCGACGGCCTCGGCCCACCCGGACGGGATCGTGGACCTGTCCGTGGGCACCCCGGTCGACCCGGTCCCGGCGCTGATCCAGAAAGCGCTGGTCGAGGCCGCGGACTCGCCGGGCTATCCGACGGTGTGGGGGACCACGGAGCTGCGTGACGCGCTCACCGGATGGGTCGGGCGCCGGCTCGGCGCGGTCGGCGTCGGCCACCGCAACGTGCTGCCGGTGGTCGGGTCCAAGGAGCTGGTGGCCTGGCTGCCGACCCAGCTGGGCCTGGGCGCGGGCGACAAGGTCGCCTACCCCCGGCTCGCGTACCCGACGTACGAGGTGGGCGCCCGGCTCTGCGGCGCCGAGCCCGTCGTCTACGACGACCCCACCCAGCTCGACCCGGCCGGTCTCAAGCTCCTCTGGCTGAACTCGCCGTCCAACCCGACCGGCCGCGTCCTCGCCAAGGACGAGCTGGTCCGGATCGTCGCCTGGGCGCGCGAGCACGGCGTGCTCGTCTTCTCCGACGAGTGCTACCTGGAGCTGGGCTGGGAGGCCGAGCCGGTCTCGGTGCTGCACCCGGACGTCTGCGGCGGTACGTACGAGGGCATCGTCGCCGTCCACTCGCTCTCCAAGCGGTCCAACCTCGCGGGCTACCGCGCGGCCTTCCTGGCGGGCGACGAGGCCGTGCTCGGCGAGCTGCTCCAGATCCGCAAGCACGGCGGGATGATGACGGCCGCGCCCGTCCAGGCGGCCACGGTGGCGGCGCTCGGCGACGACGTGCACGTCCAGGAGCAGCGGGCGCGCTACGCGGCCCGCCGCGCCGCCCTGCGCGACGCGCTGGTCAAGCACGGCTTCCGGATCGAGCACAGCGAGGCCAGCCTCTACCTGTGGGCGACCCGCGACGAGGGCTGCTGGGAGACCGTGGAGTACCTCGCGGGCCTCGGCATCCTCGTGGCGCCCGGCGACTTCTACGGCGAGGCGGGCGAGCGGTTCGTACGGGTGGCCTTCACGGCGACGGACGAGCGCGTCGAGGCGGCCGTCAAGCGGCTGGGCTAG
- the dapE gene encoding succinyl-diaminopimelate desuccinylase, giving the protein MADSALDLTLDGPALTAWLVDFPSESGTEKPLADAIEAALRTLPHLTVDRHGNNVVARTHLGRAERVVLAGHIDTVPIAGNVPSRLDENGVLWGCGTSDMKSGVAVQLRIAATVPEPNRDLTFVFYDNEEVAAHLNGLGHVADAHPDWIEGDFAVLLEPSDAQVEGGCQGTLRVILHTAGERAHSARSWMGSNAIHAAAPILAALAAYEPRRPVIDGLEYREGLNAVRIEGGVANNVIPDACAVTVNYRYAPDRTAEEALAHVREVFADCGITEFTVDDHSGAALPGLSHPAAAAFMAAVGGTPQPKFGWTDVSRFGALGVPAVNYGPGDALYAHKRDEHVAVDRITHCERRLHAWLTA; this is encoded by the coding sequence ATGGCAGACAGCGCACTCGACCTGACCCTGGACGGCCCCGCGCTCACCGCGTGGCTCGTCGACTTCCCGTCCGAGAGCGGAACGGAGAAGCCGCTCGCGGACGCGATCGAGGCGGCCCTGCGTACGCTGCCGCATCTGACCGTGGACCGCCACGGCAACAACGTCGTGGCCCGCACCCACCTGGGCCGGGCCGAACGGGTCGTCCTCGCCGGGCACATCGACACCGTCCCGATCGCCGGCAACGTGCCGTCCCGCCTCGACGAGAACGGCGTCCTGTGGGGCTGCGGCACCTCGGACATGAAGTCCGGCGTGGCCGTCCAGCTGCGCATCGCCGCGACCGTCCCCGAGCCCAACCGCGACCTCACCTTCGTCTTCTACGACAACGAAGAGGTCGCCGCACACCTCAACGGTCTCGGCCATGTGGCAGACGCACACCCCGACTGGATCGAGGGCGACTTCGCGGTCCTCCTGGAGCCCTCCGACGCCCAGGTCGAGGGCGGCTGCCAGGGCACGCTGCGGGTCATCCTGCACACGGCGGGGGAGCGGGCCCACTCCGCGCGCAGCTGGATGGGCTCCAACGCCATCCACGCGGCCGCCCCGATCCTGGCCGCGCTCGCCGCGTACGAGCCGCGCCGGCCGGTGATCGACGGCCTGGAGTACCGCGAGGGCCTGAACGCGGTACGGATCGAGGGCGGCGTCGCCAACAACGTCATCCCCGACGCCTGCGCGGTCACCGTCAACTACCGCTACGCCCCGGACCGCACCGCCGAGGAGGCGCTGGCCCACGTCCGCGAGGTCTTCGCGGACTGCGGGATCACCGAGTTCACCGTCGACGACCACTCGGGCGCGGCCCTGCCGGGGCTCTCACACCCGGCCGCCGCGGCCTTCATGGCGGCGGTCGGCGGCACCCCGCAGCCCAAGTTCGGCTGGACCGACGTCTCCCGCTTCGGCGCGCTGGGCGTGCCCGCCGTCAACTACGGTCCCGGCGACGCCCTCTACGCGCACAAGCGGGACGAGCATGTGGCCGTGGACCGGATCACCCACTGCGAACGGCGACTTCACGCCTGGCTGACCGCCTGA
- a CDS encoding response regulator has product MIRLLLAEDQSMVREALAALLGLEPDFEVVAQVARGDEVLAAARTHEVDVALLDIEMPGITGIEAAAALHRELPELKIVILTTFGRPGYLRSAMESGADAFLVKDAPAAQLAAAVRKVLAGERVIDPTLAAAALAEGANPLTDRERDVLRAAANGATNAELARTLCLSQGTVRNYLSMAIQKLAARNRAEAVGIAREKGWL; this is encoded by the coding sequence ATGATCCGCCTACTCCTGGCCGAAGACCAGTCCATGGTCCGCGAAGCGCTCGCCGCCCTGCTCGGCCTGGAGCCGGACTTCGAGGTGGTCGCCCAGGTGGCCAGAGGCGACGAGGTGCTGGCGGCCGCACGCACCCATGAGGTCGACGTGGCGCTGCTCGACATCGAGATGCCCGGCATCACCGGCATCGAGGCGGCCGCCGCCCTGCACCGCGAGCTGCCGGAGCTGAAGATCGTGATCCTCACGACGTTCGGCCGTCCCGGCTACCTCCGCAGCGCCATGGAGTCCGGCGCCGACGCCTTCCTGGTGAAGGACGCCCCCGCCGCCCAACTCGCGGCCGCCGTGCGCAAGGTGCTCGCAGGGGAGCGCGTGATCGACCCGACGCTGGCCGCCGCCGCGCTCGCGGAGGGCGCCAACCCGCTGACCGACCGCGAGCGGGACGTCCTGCGCGCGGCGGCGAACGGCGCCACCAACGCGGAGCTCGCCCGCACCCTCTGCCTCTCCCAGGGCACGGTCCGCAACTACCTCTCCATGGCCATCCAGAAGCTGGCGGCCCGCAACAGGGCGGAGGCGGTGGGGATCGCACGGGAGAAGGGCTGGCTCTGA
- the folP gene encoding dihydropteroate synthase yields the protein MLRLGRREFDAHEPVIMAIVNRTPDSFYDQGATFRDEPALARVEQAVSEGAAIIDIGGVKAGPGEEVTAEEEARRTVGFVAEVRRRHPDVVISVDTWRHDVGEAVCEAGADVLNDAWGGVDPKLAEVAARYGAGLVCTHAGGVEPRTRPHRIAYEDVVEDILRVTVGLAERAVALGVRRDGIMIDPGHDFGKNTRHSLEATRRLGEMTATGWPVLVSLSNKDFVGETLDRPVKERVLGTLATTAVSAWLGAQVYRVHEVAETRQVLDMVASIAGHRPPAVARRGLA from the coding sequence ATGCTGCGGCTGGGACGGCGCGAGTTCGACGCGCACGAGCCGGTGATCATGGCGATCGTCAACCGGACCCCGGACTCCTTCTACGACCAGGGCGCGACCTTCCGCGACGAGCCCGCGCTGGCCCGCGTGGAGCAGGCGGTGTCCGAGGGCGCCGCCATCATCGACATCGGCGGGGTCAAGGCGGGCCCCGGCGAGGAGGTGACGGCCGAGGAGGAGGCGCGGCGCACGGTCGGTTTCGTGGCCGAGGTGCGGCGGCGGCACCCGGACGTGGTGATCAGCGTCGACACCTGGCGCCACGACGTCGGGGAGGCGGTCTGCGAGGCGGGCGCGGACGTGCTGAACGACGCGTGGGGCGGGGTCGACCCGAAGCTGGCTGAGGTCGCGGCGCGATACGGGGCGGGTCTGGTGTGCACGCACGCGGGCGGTGTGGAGCCGCGCACGCGGCCGCACCGGATCGCGTACGAGGACGTGGTGGAGGACATCCTCCGGGTCACGGTGGGGCTCGCCGAGCGGGCGGTCGCGCTCGGGGTGCGGCGGGACGGGATCATGATCGATCCCGGTCATGACTTCGGCAAGAACACCCGCCACAGCCTGGAGGCGACGCGGCGGCTCGGCGAGATGACGGCGACGGGGTGGCCGGTCCTGGTCTCCCTGTCCAACAAGGACTTCGTCGGCGAGACGCTGGACCGGCCGGTGAAGGAGCGGGTGCTGGGGACGCTCGCCACGACGGCTGTGTCGGCGTGGCTGGGGGCTCAGGTGTACCGGGTGCACGAGGTCGCCGAGACGCGTCAGGTCCTGGACATGGTCGCGTCCATCGCGGGCCACCGCCCGCCGGCGGTGGCCCGACGCGGCCTGGCGTAG
- a CDS encoding GNAT family N-acetyltransferase → MEFTTGGRLIVRITPQDQGKRVSVRHLAMTGERGEKFTDTVGVLTSWDAGTLSIVRRNGETVRIPEREMVAGKVIPAEPARRRGPAATFRELALVSARAWQPVESEALGGWTLRAAGGFTRRANSVLPLGDPGMPLADALAYADAWYSARGLPTYVQTSTGAEGTQESLCVDLEKFGWIREVSAQLRIAALAPIGDLDADVSRIALSRSVSSDWLGRYQRTGTPGPHVRKVLESGPSTWFATVPGEAGEAPAAIGRCVVDGRWAGFMAVEVDPARRREGLATAVMTALARQALSEGASAAWLQVEADNEGARALYDAQGFATHHTYHHFRHG, encoded by the coding sequence GTGGAGTTCACCACCGGCGGACGGTTGATCGTCAGAATCACGCCACAAGATCAGGGCAAACGCGTATCAGTCAGACACCTGGCGATGACCGGGGAGCGGGGCGAGAAGTTCACCGACACGGTCGGCGTTCTCACATCGTGGGATGCCGGGACGCTGTCGATCGTGCGCAGGAACGGGGAGACGGTCCGCATCCCCGAGCGCGAGATGGTCGCGGGCAAGGTCATCCCGGCCGAGCCCGCCCGGCGTCGCGGCCCGGCCGCCACCTTCCGGGAGTTGGCGCTGGTCAGCGCACGCGCCTGGCAGCCCGTGGAGAGCGAGGCGCTGGGCGGGTGGACGCTGCGGGCGGCCGGCGGATTCACCCGCCGGGCCAATTCGGTGCTGCCGCTCGGCGACCCGGGAATGCCGCTCGCGGACGCGCTGGCGTACGCGGACGCCTGGTACTCGGCGCGCGGCCTTCCCACGTACGTACAAACGTCCACGGGCGCCGAGGGGACGCAGGAGAGCCTCTGTGTCGATCTTGAAAAGTTTGGGTGGATTCGCGAGGTAAGCGCCCAACTGCGGATCGCCGCACTTGCCCCGATCGGGGACCTCGACGCGGACGTCTCGCGGATCGCGCTGTCCCGTTCCGTCTCCTCCGACTGGCTCGGCCGCTACCAGCGCACGGGCACACCAGGACCCCATGTGCGGAAGGTGCTGGAGAGCGGCCCGTCGACGTGGTTCGCGACGGTGCCCGGGGAGGCGGGCGAGGCGCCCGCCGCGATCGGCCGGTGCGTGGTCGACGGCCGCTGGGCGGGGTTCATGGCGGTCGAGGTGGACCCGGCGCGGCGGCGCGAGGGGCTCGCGACGGCCGTGATGACCGCGCTGGCCCGCCAGGCCCTCTCCGAGGGGGCGTCGGCGGCGTGGCTCCAGGTGGAGGCGGACAATGAAGGGGCCCGGGCCCTCTACGACGCCCAGGGCTTCGCCACCCACCACACCTACCACCACTTCCGGCACGGGTGA
- a CDS encoding DNA-3-methyladenine glycosylase I, with product MSTAIPGPDGRLRCPWGLSSADYVDYHDSEWGRPVHGDDALYERLCLEAFQSGLSWITILRRREGFRRAFADFRIAKVAAFTDEDAARLLTDESIIRNRAKIQATIANARVLADWAPGELDELIWSYAPDAASRPAPRTLADVPPVTDESTALSKALKKRGLRFIGPTTAYALMQACGLVDDHLADCVARGGRTP from the coding sequence GTGAGCACCGCCATCCCCGGCCCGGACGGCCGGCTGCGCTGCCCGTGGGGCCTGTCCAGCGCGGACTACGTCGACTACCACGACAGCGAGTGGGGCCGTCCGGTCCACGGCGACGACGCCCTCTACGAACGGCTGTGCCTGGAGGCCTTCCAGTCGGGCCTGTCCTGGATCACCATCCTGCGCCGCCGCGAGGGCTTCCGCCGCGCCTTCGCGGACTTCCGGATCGCCAAGGTGGCCGCCTTCACGGACGAGGACGCGGCGCGGCTGCTGACCGACGAATCGATCATCCGCAACCGCGCCAAGATCCAGGCGACGATCGCCAACGCGCGCGTACTGGCCGACTGGGCCCCCGGCGAGCTGGACGAGCTGATCTGGTCGTACGCCCCGGACGCGGCCTCCCGCCCGGCCCCGCGCACCCTGGCGGACGTCCCCCCGGTCACCGACGAGTCGACGGCGCTCTCCAAGGCCCTCAAGAAGCGGGGCCTGCGCTTCATCGGCCCCACGACGGCGTACGCGCTGATGCAGGCCTGCGGCCTGGTGGACGACCACCTGGCGGACTGTGTGGCCCGGGGCGGCCGTACCCCCTAA
- the fdxA gene encoding ferredoxin, whose product MTYVIAEPCVDLKDKACIEECPVDCIYEGKRSLYIHPDECVDCGACEPVCPVEAIFYEDDTPEEWKDYYKANVEFFDELGSPGGASKLGLIERDHPFITALPADINADSAH is encoded by the coding sequence GTGACCTACGTCATTGCGGAGCCTTGTGTCGACCTTAAGGACAAGGCATGCATCGAAGAGTGCCCGGTCGACTGCATCTATGAGGGCAAGCGGTCCCTCTACATCCACCCGGACGAATGTGTCGACTGTGGCGCCTGTGAGCCGGTCTGCCCGGTCGAGGCGATCTTCTACGAGGACGACACCCCGGAGGAGTGGAAGGACTACTACAAGGCGAACGTCGAGTTCTTCGACGAGCTCGGTTCGCCCGGTGGTGCCTCCAAGCTCGGCCTGATCGAGCGCGACCACCCCTTCATCACCGCGCTGCCCGCCGACATCAACGCCGACAGCGCGCACTGA
- a CDS encoding ATP-binding protein, which translates to MSLPLTRRIARAALLIAAGAVPVVGAAGAASAAALPETPNLGGLTALDGANLGNTVDGATQKATGLAGEAGSKAVKQAVPAAGKAVGKAGKTATPAAQKTAGDAAGNAGDLLGSTAKSASLDGLPVGGQLPTSGLPSTDQLPLKGLPLG; encoded by the coding sequence ATGTCCCTCCCCCTGACCCGTCGGATCGCCCGTGCCGCACTGCTCATCGCGGCGGGTGCAGTTCCTGTGGTCGGCGCGGCCGGCGCGGCGAGCGCCGCGGCCCTTCCGGAGACCCCGAACCTGGGCGGTCTGACCGCACTCGACGGCGCGAACCTCGGCAACACCGTCGACGGCGCCACGCAGAAGGCCACCGGCCTGGCGGGCGAGGCCGGCAGCAAGGCGGTCAAGCAGGCGGTCCCGGCCGCGGGCAAGGCCGTCGGCAAGGCGGGCAAGACGGCGACCCCGGCGGCCCAGAAGACGGCGGGCGACGCCGCGGGCAACGCGGGCGACCTCCTCGGCTCCACCGCCAAGTCGGCCAGCCTGGACGGCCTCCCGGTCGGCGGCCAGCTGCCCACCAGCGGGCTGCCCTCCACCGACCAGCTGCCGCTCAAGGGCCTGCCCCTCGGCTGA
- a CDS encoding enoyl-CoA hydratase/isomerase family protein → MADTVLYEVTDGLATITINRPDAMNAMNTEAKVALRDAARAAAADPAVRAVLLTATGRAFCVGQDLKEHVALLAADRAAGTGSTMSTVREHYNPIVKALTEMPKPVVAGVNGVAAGAGFGFALAADYRVVADTAAFNTSFAGVALTADSGVSWTLPRLIGHSRAADLLLFPRSITAQEAYELGIVNKLVPADSLAAEAAAVARALAAGPTLAYAALKESLAYGAGHSLAEALEKEDELQTRAGASEDHGIAVAAFLAKEKPKYVGR, encoded by the coding sequence ATGGCCGACACCGTGCTCTACGAGGTGACCGACGGGCTCGCGACGATCACGATCAACCGTCCCGACGCCATGAACGCCATGAACACCGAGGCCAAGGTCGCCCTGCGGGACGCGGCGCGGGCCGCCGCGGCGGACCCGGCGGTACGGGCGGTCCTGCTCACGGCGACGGGCCGGGCGTTCTGCGTGGGCCAGGACCTCAAGGAGCACGTGGCCCTGCTGGCGGCGGACCGCGCGGCGGGCACCGGCTCCACGATGAGCACGGTCCGCGAGCACTACAACCCGATCGTGAAGGCCCTCACCGAGATGCCCAAGCCGGTCGTGGCCGGGGTGAACGGGGTCGCGGCGGGCGCGGGCTTCGGCTTCGCGCTGGCGGCCGACTACCGGGTGGTGGCCGACACGGCCGCCTTCAACACCTCGTTCGCGGGCGTCGCCCTGACCGCCGACTCGGGCGTCTCCTGGACGCTCCCCCGGCTGATCGGCCACTCGCGCGCCGCCGACCTGCTGCTCTTCCCGCGCTCGATCACGGCGCAGGAGGCGTACGAGCTCGGCATCGTCAACAAGCTGGTCCCGGCCGACTCGCTGGCGGCCGAGGCGGCGGCGGTGGCCCGCGCGCTGGCCGCCGGCCCGACGCTCGCGTACGCGGCCCTGAAGGAGTCCCTGGCGTACGGGGCGGGGCACTCGCTGGCCGAGGCGCTGGAGAAGGAGGACGAGCTCCAGACGCGGGCGGGGGCCTCCGAGGACCACGGGATCGCGGTGGCGGCGTTCCTGGCGAAGGAGAAGCCGAAATATGTGGGGCGCTGA